The Magnolia sinica isolate HGM2019 chromosome 11, MsV1, whole genome shotgun sequence DNA window aaggtaatgggtgatgggtggagtgatgggtgtgagtgacatgagagttgactttggtagattgcttgtcttggggagaaagaaagcatgggctagagatgggatgtgtacttgacttgacttgattgattgatgggatgggttgtaaagattctctcatgATTTGCAAATGCGTcgtgtttcttcgagataaacgcgggcccacatatcctggcctgagtatcgcatcggtgcgcaagacgcgacattggaaccgcaaAAACGAcgcggttgctaaggtacaagtttcgagtcaagtcgacttatatatacaggatgcgacttagggtcgtgcgcaaacgttgTCTATAGATCGCAGGTTGTtggaattcgacaggaaggattgtgggagtctatggaatggtacggattaggatacgggccttacatgcatTGCATCTAGAGTtaggcatcgagtcaagtcagacCAAATTAAGGCTGAttcgacttgatccggttttgaaataggcctgactcaAACACGATCCGACTCGACACTGAGTCCAAcatgcttgactcgatccgagttcgatctGGCCCGGACTGATCTGAATCGAGTCcgatccggtcagaagtaccgagttgggtcgaattggcaccgagtcggattgagagatgagggaggaagggagtggagaggagagagagagaggaggaggagggtgatggtggtgggtggttgccgtgcttggaagaggaagaggaggaggaggagggagggagtggagaggagagagaggaggaggagggtgatggtggtgggtggttgctaggcttgaaagaggaggatgagggatggagagagagagagagaggttgagatTGGATCGggatagggttagagagtcgagtcgagtcgggtttcgaatcgagtcgagtctaaccggattgagttactgggtaactcgaactcgacttggtttgagttcgaatTGAGCAAAGCTTACTTGTTTCAGGCCGATTCACTCATTCGGTTCGGCTTGAGTTGGATTGGACCAAGTCAGACGAGCTGAGTTAGCTGGatcgagtcgtcccgtgcccacctctaattgCATCCTACCCCACCAGTCTCTAACCGTGAACATGTAGatttgtgtgggccctaccatgatgtatctgtttatccatatcctccatccattttttcagctcattttaaggtatgggcttgaaaatgaggcagattggacgctcaagtggaccacaccaaatagtaagcttgggttacattaaatgcaagacTCATAtgctgtgtggtctacttgagtgttggatttgcctcatttttgagctcataccttaATATGATATgagaaagtggatggatggtgtggataaatagatacatcatggtgagcccccaCTCAAATCTGCCGGTTCATCATTAGTGGCTAGAGACGGGCCAGGTAGGAAGCGAACCCACTAGACAACAAGCCATCCGACCAGGGCTCttgcagggcccaccgtgatgtatctgtttatccacgcagtccattcattttctcaaataattttaatatataatcCCAATAATGAGGCAAGTCCAACACCGGTCCTTACTCTTGATGCAAAGAGTAGACTCTCAGGGGTTTCaactcccagtcaagggttcgagtacccataggtggtgaaattccactagtgtgagtgtgtggggtgtgtgtgcgtgtgtaaaataataataataaaaaaagaaaaaagaaaaaagaagaaaggcagatccaacacttcaATGGACCAAACAGGAGACCACTCTTTCATTTAATGCATCTTACACTTTAATGATTTGTGCAACCCAAGCTCGTTACTTGGCGTGGTACATTtaccttatttttgtgctcatgtcttaaaatgatacgagaaaatagatgaaagttggataaccagatacataacagtgggccccacaggagctCTGGTTGGACGGCCTATTGTCCGACCCGGGTTTGGACGCAATCGGCTGGATAGTTGAAGCAAACCCCACTTTTTAAATGATGATGAACTATATCACAAGATAGGTCACGTGGATGATATCAATGCTGTCCATCAGGTACATTGCCTACCTGGGTTTTGGAACAGTGTGATTCTGGGTTAACCATGGataggaatatcacatgaatggattggatggcatgtaaaaacCACGATGGTCCCTACACAAAACTAAATGTGGCGTGCCCATCTCAactgcttcatgtggtggggcctacttgagttttggataacaTTATTGTTGACTTCTAGGGTGGACATGAGGCattctacctgatgaacggtcttgATCAAATGAAAGTCCCACCCACGTGGCTCTCGGTCTACACAAAAAAGtaccctttcaagtcctcatggCATACACATGGACATGGCCTACCAAACTCAAGTTGGCCCGGACGCGGAGTGCATCTTACCCCGCCAGTCTCCAggtgggaacgggcaggagctttgagcggccaccatgatgtatgggtcttatccacaccgttcatatatttttttcgtatcattttagggtagaatgtcaaaaataagatagatccaaagctccattggaccacaccacatgaatcagtggtgataatgattcttaccgttgaaacttttctatggCTTAACGTTAATTTTATTTTCcctccaacctattaataaagttacgtagacctggatgaagagaaaacacaaatatcatctccatccaaaacttctgtggaccgcaagaagttttcaacggtaagagtttaatcctcattgtgtagtccacttgagctttgaatctatctcattttttgttttataacttaaaatgatatgaaaagaatggatagacggtgtggatgagacccatacatcagggtcaccactcaaagctcctgcccgttcccagctggagacaggtgggggaaggacgcaatccgcgttcggcTTACCTAGTGCACAACGAGAGCCACTTGGACAGATCGGCAACTcccctgccactggccaatggctggtgtgcagtgcaatgtgggcccaccataatgtctgtttttcatccatgctgttcatatatttttatagatcattttaggctaggagaccaaaaattagttatatcccaatttcaagtggCCATgttacagaaacagtgttgaatgaacttcaaacattaaaaaaattttaggggccataaaagttttggatcaaactgatatttatttttttccattcatctaggtgtgtatgacctaatcaacagattgaatgtcaaataaacagtacagtgggccttaggaggattttaatggtggatatccaatcactattgtttccttggtgtggtccacttgaaatttatattcctctcatttttgggatcaagccataaacttatctttaaaaatggatgaaggtaatggatgaaacacatacatcatggtgggtcccacggagcatcGACTATCAGCCACGGGCTAGTGGAGGGGGGAGTAGCCAGGCCGTTTCCACTTGGGCGAAACTTTCATCAGATCATCCCCGTCTATCAGGTACGTTGCTTCATCTTCATCTTGAAATCTTGAAATCCAACAATCATGaccatccaaaattcaggtaggccacatccAAGTAAAAAAAAGGTTGGGATCAGACACCCAATATTAGTTTTGCATAGGGGAGGattttaatgacatccaatccactcatcgtgctattccaaaactcaggtgggtcccaccatgtgaatttagcaGTTTTAGGTGGGCGCAAATTGCCattgaagttacgtcaccaagctatgtgtaccccaccatgatgagtgtgttgtagccatgccgtccaaccatttttagagattgttttatggcattacaaagagaataatatagatctaaagttcaagcggaccccaccatagaaaatagtgggacattgacatccaccattcaaaacttcttaggggccaccgtagtttccaatcaagctaatatttttattttcatttcatatatctctatgttaacttatgaatagattggatctcaaaaatacatcatagtaggccctataaatatttcaaaggtgggtgtggctgctcccacggttttctatggtgagtccatTTGAATTTAAATATATGTTATTCTCTTTATAATggcataaaacgatctctaaaaatggttggatggttttctatggtgagtccatttgaatttaaatatatgttattctctttgtaatggcataaaacgatctctaaaaatggttggacaatataaatacaacacatgcatcatggtgggatccacaaagCTTGGGGATGTTAATTCAGTATCGATCATGGCTAATGCCCTTGTCAGTATCCAACCTGCACCTGTTTTAGGTGTAATTTTGTTATGTGGCCTACATCAGCATcaaattagcctgatttttgagatttATGCTGGGTGATATAGGGCCAAACTCGCtaatgaagtgacatcaccaagttccgtgagccccaccatgatgtatgttttgcatctaTGCTTTCaaacatttggagagatcattttagggcagtattcaaagaatgagttaaatccaaaggtcatgtggacccaccacagaaaaaaatgGAGACAGTgaagcccaccgttaaaaacttctaaaggctacaaaagttttagataagttgatatttgtgttttcccttctttcatgtttttTGCTTTTAACTTTTGAGCAAATTGAATttcaaacaaacattatggtgggtcttaggatagtttcaactgtgggaatcactctcctcaTTGTTTTCTGTGTCTCATagttttctatgctggggtccactacagctttttatctacctcattatttagctcatgccttaaaaggaTATcttaaaatgggtggacggtgtggatacaacacatacatcatactgggcACACAAAACTTGGTTATATAACTTCCGTAGCAGATTCGCAACTCAGCCTGTCAGtctctaatccgcgtcccttgaTGTACTGCGTGGATATGTACATTATTTTATTTCGCCTGGCAAGATAAATGGCAAGAGAAAGTGCATGGCCCAGCTTGATGaactgtgttgtatatccatgcggtccatatgTTTTTCTACCTCAATATagggcataaacccaaaaatgaagtgatctaaatctgaggtggaccacactaggaaAGTAGAAACTTCCTAAGctaactgtaatgtttatttgacaatCAACCttttgatgtatctgttgtataaccatgccatccatctattttttcaactcAATTTAGGGCATATATCTAAAATTGAAATGAGTCCAAATCTAAGGTgtaccacaccaatggaaaataatggtaattgaaCGCCCATTGTTAAAAACTACATAAGGTCTGCTGTAATGTCTATTtaccattcaatctgttgataaaggcCACACAGATGTAGATAAATGTAAacatagatatcagcttgatccaaaacttttgttgtcccaagaaggttttagtggtggccattcaatcactattattttttgcagtgtggtccaactgaaatatgaatatgatttatttttggtcccatgagctaaaattatcagtaaaacgaatggacggcgtggatatacaaggcatagcataaatcaaggtggcccacgaCACGGCCTGACCGAACTCGGTCTCACCCCGACCCGACCGAATCTATTTCCGAGAAACCGGGCCCAGCACAGGCCCGGCCCTCATCTATCATTTCTCCTTTCCTAGAAATTGACCTCGCTCCTTGCCTAAATTACAATAAGGTACCATCTCTATATATTCATCTTAGGGTTTGCgaagggcttttctagggttagggtttctgctgctgagagtgagagggagagagggacgCGGCAGCAGCTCCGGCCAATCAAGATGGTGAAGTTTCTGAAGCCGAATAAGGTCGTGATCGTCTTGCAGGGCCGATTCGCTGGCCGGAAGGCGGTCATCGTCCGTTCGTTCGACGATGGGACCCGCGACCGCCCGTACGGACACTGCCTCGTGGCTGGGATTGCCAAGTACCCGAAGAAGGTGATCCGAAAAGACTCTGCGAAGAAAACGGCCAAGAAATCGAGGGTGAAGGCCTTCATCAAGCTTGTGAATTACAACCACATCATGCCGACGCGTTACACGCTCGACGTCGATCTCAAGGATGTCATCACCATCGATTCCCTCCAATCCAAGGACAAGAAGGTGACCGCCGCCAAGGACACGAAGGCCCGTTTCGAGGAGCGGTTCAAGACAGGCAAGAACCGTTGGTTCTTCACCAAGCTCAGGTTCTAGGAGGATGCGCTGGGATTCCCGCCGGGGTGAGGGAGAGGTCGTTTCTATCCGCTTTTTCTTCTGTTGGGTTGAGTTTGGACTCtgtctttttttgttttgtttatcaATCATGTTAGATTGGGATCATTTGATGAAAACTTTAATTTTGAGCTTAGTTTATATGATCGTTGGATCGAACCAATGGATATTTGAAATGGGTTTTTGTTATCTTAGATTGCTGAAGTTGGTTTTGTTTGCGCTGGGATTCCCGCTAACTGACGAGCGGGGAAAGGGAGACATTGCTTTCATCTCCTTTCTTTTGGTGGGttgttgtttgattcttgtttttaTTGTATCACATATATTAGCTTGGGATGATTTGAACGGTATCTTCTGTTTTGATCTTAGTTTATAGGATCCTGGATCAAACCAGCGAGTTCACATATAAGACAGTTCTGTTTGCACGGGGATTCCGACATTTCCCAATGAGGAAAGAGGGAGAGATTGTGTAACGATGCCCTGTGCCACCAGTCAGTTCTCTTAGATTTGCTTTGTTAGTAATGATCTCCGCATACTATATGGAGAGATTCCTTAGATAGAGTCCAAGCTATGCTAGGAGAGTTGTTGGATAAGATTCCTATATAGATCTGCATTGCCTTAGATAGATTCCAAGCTATGTTAGGAGAATTATTGGATACAAGAGTCTTGTATATAGATATCTATTGCCTTAGACAGAGTTCAAGCTACAAGAGTTGTTAGAGAAGAGTCTTGTATAGATTTGTATTTTCTTGGTTGGAAAGCAAGAAGGATAATCACGTTTCTTTTACTGCATAAGTAGTTGGATAGTTAGATAGTTGATAGAAGTATCTTTTGGCCGGGCTTTATCGGCTTGTTTCAATCCCTTTTTTCTTACGTTTGGTTGTTTTtggattttggtttttgttttatcACTTATATTAGCTTGGGATAATTCGGAAGGTGACAATAGTTTTGAGGTTAGCTTTTTGGTCATATTGAGCCAATGCATATTTGTATTGGGATTTTGttattttggattgttggagttagttttttatttttgttttccgcTGGGATTCCTGCCAAGTCACCAgcggagaaagagggagagattgTTTTGATCCCTTTTGTATTGGTTGGGCTGTTCGTGGATTATTTGGGATAATTTGAATGATAACTTTAGTTTTGAGCTCAGTTCAAAGGATATTGAGATTGAATTGATTGATCTTTTGAATTGTGATTTTGTTGTATTAGATTTTTGAAGTTAGTTTTGAATGTGGTTGGTGTTACTTTGGTAGGGTCTTTGTAGGGGGTTGATGAATTGTGAAATGGGTTGATGTTGCTTTGATTTTTGGAGGTTAGTTTTGAGGATGAGCTGGGATTCCTGCTAATTGAGTTGCTGATGAGGGGGAATTAGAAGGGTTGCTTTTGGTCCCCTTCTTTGCTCCTGTTTGATTGTGAGGAATCATATGGGAAAAAAACATTTTCCTTCATGGGACATTTTTGGCTGTTTGATAAGCATTGCGGGGAACACCGTGGATTCCACACAACACTCATTAGACTTAGCATCAATGGTAATTCTTAGGCACGAGCTATGTGGTGACCTGTGTCTATTGAATATAGTATTTCCGCTTGCGAATCAAACATACTTCTCTTTTTGAAATCTTGTGATTTCATCTAGCAGTGGAATTCACATCAcacatttccttcttttttttttcctttctggcATGGATTATTGCTTATCAACAGGCCCTTATGTTAGTTTGGGCTTAGTTTGTAGGATCTTTAGATTGAATGGATGGATCCTTGAATTGGGCTTTTGTTATTTTGGATTGTTGAAACTGGGAATGTCAGCCGATGAGGGGAAGAGGGAAAACTTCCGATCCCTTCTACTTTTAGGTCCCAAAGTAGGATTGCTGGAAAATAGAGTACgagaaaggaaaacaaaattgCTGACATAAGTAGAGAGGCTGAGATCAACAAAAAGGAAAGCAAACCCTTTACACTTATTGTTTTGTGCAATATATGTTGTGCGAAATGTACCGATCCCATTTACTTTTAGGGCATGTGTGGATTGCTGGAAAACAGAATGTgagaaaggaaaataaagaaaCTTGCTGAGATAAGTGGAGGAGCAGAGATCAATGCAAAGAAAGCAAACTTTGTACACTTATTTGTTTTGCACAATATTTGCTGTGGAAATGTGGTTCAATTTCCCTTTCATTTGTTTTGAGTGGCATGCAGACATGTTGAAATCCAACCCAAAATGTTATGATGCGCCACATAACCGTGACATATACATTCATATACATGCCATGGCGGTTCATGACAATCATGTTCATAtgccaatccaatccattcatctgttgTGCCTCATCATGATGAAATGATTACCTAAAAATCATAGTattccataactcaggtgggcagTATCATGCGAATTTAGAGAATTTAGGCATATTTTAATGTAGTTGCCCACTTGATTGTTGAAtaaacctgatttttggatcaagatcaaaCAATGAGTGGTACAcctgatggacaatgtggattttgTGCACGTTAAGTTGTTTTTCCCATGTTAGAGAAAGTAACTCTGATTCCTTGGTGAGTTATGCAAACATTTTCCTCTTTACAAATTAGAGAAATGGAATGATGTGAAGTAGTTTCAATCCAAAGGTGGAAAGGGTAAGACCTTGACACGTTTAGTTTGCATTCGCAGTCAAGTGAAACTGTCCCATTGGGGAAAACCCTTTTGATTTCCTCTTTTTTCCCTAGGATTTCACCCTATCTAAACATATTAGTTGTTCTTggattttagtttttgttttatcAATTTATGTTAGTTTGAGATAATTTGAACGCTAACTTTAGCTTTAAGTTCATCTTATGGGACGTTAGGATTGAATCAATGGATCTTTGATTTGGGATTTGGTAAGACTGGTGAAATTAGTTCCATCTTGGGTTTTATGATAGTTAGGATCTTTTATCATGAGCAAGGTATCCATAACGGTAACAGTAGCTGTAACAGCCACtatcgttacctttacgatacgggctgtAATAGCCGTTACGGCCTCCGTAACGGTTGTACGGTCTTTACAAAAAACCCAAAAAGCCTGTATTAGCCCCGTATTGGACTGTTATGGGACCATTACAGCCTTTATGGGGGGCATAACAGGGGGTTATGGGGGCTGTAAGCCTTTACGGGTTATTTTTTTCGTTACGGCCTTTACaaccctgtaacgtgtaacgaTTGCCACCGTTACGTTTACATAACAGCCTTTGCATAACGATTGCTGCCGTTACGGCATACCATGATAATGAGTTTTGTGAAATGCGTTGATGTTGGTTTGGAGTGAATTGTTGaaatgcagaattagttttgcTGTGTGGATTTGATGGAGGTTTGTTTTGGTGATTTTAGTATGAGATTGAGATTATTTGATGTTAGGGTTTCTCCATCAATTTGATGGAATAGTGAAACAGTTAATTGTATTCCGGTGTGGGGGTTAGTTTTGGCATGTTTATGTTGAGTGCTACTTTGCATGATGCTATCATTAGTTGGACAGGTGAAACTGTGAATTAGGCTTTTATTGGTTTGAAGTATGGGGATTGTATTTCTAGGAGCTGCTTATGTTCTTGGATGATGGATGTTCTTTTGACTTGATTATGGAGGAACCAAAATAATGGAAATAGGATTGTCTTGCGAAATTTGGAAATGGTGGCTAATTATAATTAGTTTACATGTTATGTGAACTTTCGCAAACTGATCCATCTTTCCCACCAGCATGCCACCTGTGCAGAATGTCCAAGCCATGCAGGTGGACTGCACCAGGAAGATTGGTTGGGGGTGAAAATTAAGGCTTTCCTCTGGCTGTGCAGGCCAGAACGTTGAAATCAATGGATAGCTGATGGCTTGAGTACAGGTGTAGTTCAACCTAAGGActgaattggcctgattttattggcctgattttcacgTCATGTATCAACCCATCTTTTGCATGTCTAGGGTGCCCAATACATGTGATCTCCTTGATTATGTGCGGTGCCTGTATGTTAGTTTTTCTCTTAGTATGCTAATTGTGATTTCAATATCAAAGTatttaatgcaagggcattttcacactgggcttgagatGGGTTGctcgtgggatgcaggggcacactcggggtgggtggctcatgtaaggcggtacccatgtgatttagggctcacgaggggggttcggctgaggtcctaacctatgagatgtggggcctgagcgatgagataaatggattgattcgctgtgctctaacagttcgagcttttggagcaagtggttaattgtcttgcatcagtaTTCAATACTGGTAAAAGTGTTCATAGTGGCCAGCCTTATGAGTTATCATATGGGCTGTGACGGCTGTTATGGTCATGTAACACTTGTTTtctttaaaggaaaaaaatgttTTGTCCCTGTATTGTTCCGTTTTGGTTCCGTATCAGCATGTTACAGGCCTGCTATGGGCCTTTTTTCGAATAGGGCGTTACGGCCCTGTATTGTGTAATGGGCACCACTTTACGTAATGGCAGTACGACCTTAACGTAGCTGAGTTTTAATGCTATGGATTCATTAGCAATATTATTTTCTTAGAGTTTTATTTTGCCTATTCATGTAAATGCTACAATGCATTCCATTTGTAATTGACGCATGTTGACAATATTGACAATGAAACCCATGGTATTATAAAACAGTTACAACCTGAATGATGTCATTGCCCAAGAAAAGCCCCGAGCAAAAGCTATCAACCAAAAAATTGCCTGACCAGCTGGTATGATCATTCAATCGGTGACCTTCAAATGGACATTTGGAAATAAAAGGGCTGTTGTCCCTATTTGACAATTGAAAGTTCTTTGATCAGATAAGTAGGATAATCCATTCGGGGTTTAGGTAATCAAAACTAAATGGATTACTTGAATAGATAGCCAAGTACCTCAAGAAGGTAATGGAAAGGACCACGCCAAGAAAACAAT harbors:
- the LOC131219419 gene encoding large ribosomal subunit protein eL27x-like, with the translated sequence MVKFLKPNKVVIVLQGRFAGRKAVIVRSFDDGTRDRPYGHCLVAGIAKYPKKVIRKDSAKKTAKKSRVKAFIKLVNYNHIMPTRYTLDVDLKDVITIDSLQSKDKKVTAAKDTKARFEERFKTGKNRWFFTKLRF